GGGTCCAGTATGGGCTGCGGGAGATCGTCCGGAGTCCTGTGACGATGGCCTAAATGGGATGCTGAGGTCTCTCCTCCTACCGAGTCTTGACACGGACTCCCGGAAAATGGCGGTTTACTTTCGGGCGGAAACGAGTTATAATCACTACCGACGACATCCTGCGATGCGCGTTCGGTTTGAAACTTGTTTTGAACCAATGGCTTGTTCGAAGGGAGTCCTACATTGCCGCGCCGCTGGCACGCCCGTTCGGGAAGTCAAAAGCGCGGTTGCGGGCACCCACCTGCTTGGGAGCGGGTTTCGAAACAAGCGAACTGGACGGCATAGGCGGGATGTTGGGCATTCGAAAACGCCCTTTCCGCTTTCGGGGCTCCCGCATCGCGCGGGAATCGGCGGCGGAAAGGGCGTTTTCGCCTGAAACGGGATCAAATTTCCGCGTCCGGCGCCGCCGACAGCCGGATTGATCGCGGCGCCGCCGGACGTCGTCATGTCGTTTCGGACGACGCGATTTCGCTCAGCCGGTGAAACGCCTCGCGCAGGGAACTGTACAGCCCGCGATAGACCGTATACACGTCTTCGTATCGGCGCGCGCGGCCTTCGTCCGGTTCCGACCGGTCGACGACGCGGATCCAGGCTTCGCAAAGCTGCGGGATGTCGGCGCCGAGCACGCCGGAAGCCGCCATCACCGCGGCGCCGTAGGCCGGGCCGTCCGTCGAATTGACGGTGACGGCGGGACAACGAAACACGTCGGCAATCATCTGTCTCCAGAACGGGCTGCGCGCTCCTCCGCCGCTCAGCCGCAACTCCCGGATGTCGACCGACGACGCCCGCATCAGTTCAAGCGAGTCGCGCAGACCGAACGTAATGCCCTCGAGCACCGCTCGCGTCAAATGTTCTTTGCCGTGGCGGATGTTCAGTCCGACGAACGCACCGCGCGCCAGAGGGTCGGGATGCGGCGTCCTTTCGCCCGACAAGTACGGCAAAAAGACGAGTCCTTCGCTGCCGATCGGTGCCGTCGCCGCGGCGGCGGTCAACAGATCGTAGGCGTCTCGCCCTTCGCGCTCCGCTTGCCGGCGCTCTTCCGCGCCGAAACGGTTGCGCCACCACTGGAACGACCCGCCGGCCGACAACATGACGCCCATCCGGTGCCATTTGCCCGGCACGCCGTGGCAGAACGTGTGCAGCCGGCATTCCGGGTCGGGCAAATAAGCGTCGTCGTGGACGAATACGACGCCGGATGTTCCGAGGGCGACGGAAGCGATGCCGGGACGGACGACGCCG
This genomic window from Candidatus Reconcilbacillus cellulovorans contains:
- a CDS encoding xylulokinase, producing MALFLGIDIGTSAVKCVLVSDDGAVRASESEEYPLLTPKPGWAEQRPEDWWEATVRAVRRLLTKAGISGADVAGIGLSGQMHGSVFLDRNGNVVRPALLWCDQRTARQCEWIEATVGFRTLADRTGNRALTGFTAPKAVWLREEEPEHFERVAHLLLPKDYIRFRLTGELATDVSDASGTLLLDVANRTWSNEVVRAIGIPADWLPPVYESNAVTGRVTAEAADATGLSPGTPVVAGGGDQACGAVGVGVVRPGIASVALGTSGVVFVHDDAYLPDPECRLHTFCHGVPGKWHRMGVMLSAGGSFQWWRNRFGAEERRQAEREGRDAYDLLTAAAATAPIGSEGLVFLPYLSGERTPHPDPLARGAFVGLNIRHGKEHLTRAVLEGITFGLRDSLELMRASSVDIRELRLSGGGARSPFWRQMIADVFRCPAVTVNSTDGPAYGAAVMAASGVLGADIPQLCEAWIRVVDRSEPDEGRARRYEDVYTVYRGLYSSLREAFHRLSEIASSETT